DNA from Candidatus Tanganyikabacteria bacterium:
GGGCGGCACGGCCGGGAGGTGCGCGTGTCGGTGCAGGATACCGGCCCCGGCATCGCGCGCCGCGACCAGGCCAAGGTCTTCCGGCCCTTCTACCGCGTGGGCAGCGAGGAGCAGCGCACGGCCCAGGGGACCGGCCTGGGGCTGGCGCTGGTCGACGAGATCATGAAAGCGCATCGCGGCGCCGTGCGGCTCCAGTCGCGGCCGGGCGCCGGCGCGACCTTCACGCTGGCCTTCCCGGCATGACGAAACCCTACACATGTCTGGCGAAGCTGTACGCGACCGTGGCGCAAGCGTTACAACCGCCCGCCCGCTTCTTCGTACTATCGGATCATAGAGATTTCGATGTTTACGAAGGAGACCAAGATATGAAGCGGATTTTCGCCACTGCCACCCTCGCGCTGCTCGGTCTGGCCGTGCTGGCCGGCTGCGGCGCGGTGCCCGGCGCCGCTTCCGCCGTGTCCGCCGGCGGCGGCGCACGCATCTCCACGACGACCCCGAGCGCGCTGGTGGGCGTGCGCGGCGACGCCCAGAAGGCGCTGCAGTACCAGCGCTTGGTCCTGGGCACCGACGAGGTGAGGCCCGGCGCCGACCGCGACGCCCTCGACCTGGTGGCGCAGAACTACCGGCGGCAGTCGGCCGCCAGCGTCGCACTGGCTCGCAAGGCGAACGATCTTGGCAAGTACGTCTCGCGCCTCGAGGCGGCTCGCAAGCGGGACGCCGGTCTCCAGGGCGGCACCGGGCTCGGCAGCGCCGACCTGGCGTGGACCGTGGGCGAGTACCAGGCGGCCTACAAGGCCGTCGCCGACGACATCGACGCCCGCCTGGGCGCGACGAAGCGCGAGCGGCCGGAATGAGTAGTCCATCGGCTGCCCTGACTCCTGTGCATGAGCCCGACGCCGCGCAGGGGCCGGCAGAGGAGGGGTTCCGCAGGGCCCGCAGAGGAGGGCTTGCTTGCAAGCCCCCGGCCAGCGGGCGCCCGGCCAGCCGGCGCCTCGAACGCAGTGATAGCGGCGCTCAAATGACCTGGCGCCTATCGGACGCAGGCACGGAGGCCTGCGCCACCGATGCAACGGGTGGGGCCGGCCTCCGTGCCGGCCGCGATGCCGGAGCGAAGTCATCAGAGCCGCGCTATGAGAGGGCTCGGGGGGGCGGCACCCCCCCGAGGCGGCTCCAATGACCGGATTTCCCGTCTGGCTGCAGGACTTGCGCCGCCTGCTGGCGGTGGGGGTCCTGCGCCTGCGCGAGCAGTGGCGCGAGCGCCTGCCGGCCGTGGCCGTGGTGGCGGTCTCGGGTTGGCTGGTCTGGCAGAACCTGGCGGCCCACGACGATCCCGACGAGTACGCCGGCTTCGCCTTCCTGGCGGCGGCCATCGCCTATGCCATCTATGCCAGCCGCCGCGCCCGCTGGCAGCGCCTGGCCCGCACGCCCACCGTGCGCGGCGTGGTCTGGCTCTGCCTGGGACTGTTGGTCGCAAACTGGCTGCTGGCGAACATGCTCGGGACCGCCGCGGCGGTCGTCGGGACCCTGGTGCTGGCGGCTGGCTTCGTCTGGAGCCTCCGCGAGCGGCCGCCCGAGCGGACGCCCTTCCGCCGCCTGCTGGTCGCCTTCGCATTCTCGTTGCTCCCGCTCGGCTGGATGGCGTTCGACTACTGGTCCCTGCTGGGCGAGGAGTACGAGCTGAGCCGGGACCGCGTCAGCGAGGAACTGCGAGCGAAGGTGCGGCCGGTCCTCGCCGACCTGGCCGGCGACATCGACGCGCGCGTGGCGAGGATGGCCCGCATCCGGCGCCGCGACGAACTGGTGCTGCAACGCCTCGACGACCTGGCGACCGATCCCTACGTCGATTTCGCGTTCTTCCTGCCCGAGCGGCCGGATCCCGTCAGCACGTTCGTCGTGCGCAGGGACGGCGTCGTGCCCGTCGCGGCCCTGTCCCCGAGCCATCGCAAGGTCTTCGAGGCCGCGGCCGCGCGCCTGTACGCCAGGCGCTCCCCGCGCGGACCGATCGAGATCGGCGGGCACATGGCGCAGTCCCGCCACTCCGGCTACGGGTACCTCAAGCACTGGTCCGTGCGCCGCGACGGCCACTACGGGGTCATGCTCTCGATGCACCGCCTGGCGACCGATCTGGGTGCTCGTCGCCTGGCCGATGCGAACCTGGCCGGCAAGGTCCGCCTGATGGTGGCGCCGACCGAGTCGCGGCCGGGCGAAGTGGTGCTGATCAGCCAGGACGAGATGCCGGAGGATTGGGGCTTCGCGCAGGTGGTCGTCGAACCCGAGGCGTTCGCCAAGGCGCAGCAGGCCGTGGACTTCAAGCGTTTGATCGCCCAGATCTGGTTCGGATTCCTGGTGGTGTGGCTCGCGGCCGCGTTCTACAACATGTACCGGACCGCCACGCGGGACATGGCCCTGGCCGACATGAAGAGCAACTTCGTGTCCTCGGTGACGCACGAGCTCAAGACGCCCCTCGGGATGATCCGCATGTACACCGAGATG
Protein-coding regions in this window:
- a CDS encoding HAMP domain-containing histidine kinase yields the protein MTGFPVWLQDLRRLLAVGVLRLREQWRERLPAVAVVAVSGWLVWQNLAAHDDPDEYAGFAFLAAAIAYAIYASRRARWQRLARTPTVRGVVWLCLGLLVANWLLANMLGTAAAVVGTLVLAAGFVWSLRERPPERTPFRRLLVAFAFSLLPLGWMAFDYWSLLGEEYELSRDRVSEELRAKVRPVLADLAGDIDARVARMARIRRRDELVLQRLDDLATDPYVDFAFFLPERPDPVSTFVVRRDGVVPVAALSPSHRKVFEAAAARLYARRSPRGPIEIGGHMAQSRHSGYGYLKHWSVRRDGHYGVMLSMHRLATDLGARRLADANLAGKVRLMVAPTESRPGEVVLISQDEMPEDWGFAQVVVEPEAFAKAQQAVDFKRLIAQIWFGFLVVWLAAAFYNMYRTATRDMALADMKSNFVSSVTHELKTPLGMIRMYTEMLQLGLVGEGKKQEDYLHVIAEEADRLARLIDNVLDFSKIQQGTKRYEFGPVDLREVAEAALRNLEGAFAAAGKAAELVAPETNVVVRADRDAALQAVLNLLSNAIKYGGRSIRVELARVGSEAHLAVRDDGPGIPLAEQRNVFQPFYRLGREEERTTAGTGLGLALVSEIMRAHHGSVTLGSQPGLATTFTLVFPASATIEEQAA